From Choristoneura fumiferana unplaced genomic scaffold, NRCan_CFum_1 Sck3bRy_125;HRSCAF=312_pilon, whole genome shotgun sequence, a single genomic window includes:
- the LOC141444992 gene encoding uncharacterized protein, with the protein MDNILLNRLSTIASNIDMLAQSEICSNIQNLEEAKIHAAKLKSMLTRFETELLQYFNLCNEPDADEISNLTTIQLKGEEVLAGMTANINIKSDTSATRTVTSDRRLSKLPELSIPTFSGNLLEWHQFWDQFHSCIDQRNLSDVDKLMYLKASLRGEAKKTIEGLDTTNKNYGIAISTLKERYGKDDLIIDAHYSTLYKIKRAEKIEDCRKTLDEIERHIRVLHSLGEDISHNHLRFMIMEKFPEDIIYEIKMKVKAESIEDLRKQLAVIITAREDASRIFSEQSLKESTQYTAETLHVNNVSNNGNRQFINARHNNQKFNRSKQTFQCHSSVNSNFNKDSRPHKRRYEPENDRRHFDNKRSKYSCFFCQGQHYADRCKQVKTLEERKQKLNNRCFKCFRLNHFAKQCKEKKLKCPHCGQFDSHNQAICPELFKREDLSA; encoded by the coding sequence ATGGATAATATATTACTCAATAGGCTATCTACTATAGCTAGCAATATTGATATGCTTGCTCAATCTGAAATATGTAGCAATATTCAAAACCTCGAAGAAGCAAAGATTCATGCTGCTAAATTGAAATCCATGTTAACTCGATTTGAGACTGAATTACTACAATACTTCAACCTGTGTAATGAACCTGATGCTGACGAAATATCAAATCTTACTACAATACAGCTCAAAGGAGAAGAAGTGTTAGCAGGAATGACTGCCAACATCAACATTAAATCTGACACTAGTGCTACCCGGACTGTGACTTCTGATAGAAGACTTAGCAAACTACCTGAGCTTAGTATACCTACCTTCAGTGGGAATCTACTAGAATGGCACCAATTTTGGGATCAATTTCATTCATGTATTGACCAGAGAAACCTGTCTGATGTCGACAAGTTGATGTACTTGAAGGCATCACTCAGAGGCGAGGCTAAGAAGACTATTGAGGGTTTGGATACTACCAACAAGAATTACGGAATCGCGATATCTACTTTAAAGGAGAGATATGGCAAAGATGATCTAATTATTGACGCTCATTATTCCACATTATATAAAATCAAAAGGGCAGAGAAAATTGAAGATTGCCGGAAGACATTAGACGAAATAGAGAGACATATTAGAGTTCTTCATTCGCTGGGAGAGGATATTAGTCATAATCATCTCAGATTTATGATAATGGAGAAATTTCCAGAGGACATTATATATGAGATTAAAATGAAAGTAAAGGCCGAATCAATTGAGGACTTAAGAAAACAGCTAGCAGTTATTATTACTGCACGAGAAGATGCCAGTAGAATCTTCTCTGAACAATCATTGAAAGAAAGTACTCAGTATACAGCGGAGACATTACATGTGAATAATGTATCAAATAATGGTAACAGACAATTCATCAATGCAAGACATAATAATCAGAAATTTAACAGGAGTAAACAAACATTTCAATGCCACAGCTCAGTGAATTCCAACTTCAAcaaggacagtagacctcatAAAAGGAGATACGAACCAGAAAATGATAGAAGACATTTTGATAACAAAAGGAGCAAGTATAGCTGTTTCTTTTGCCAAGGACAACACTATGCCGATCGATGTAAGCAAGTCAAAACCTTAGAAGAGAGAAAACAAAAGCTTAACAACCGATGCTTTAAATGTTTTCGCCTAAACCATTTTGCCAAGCAGTGCAAGGAAAAGAAATTAAAGTGCCCACATTGCGGACAATTCGACTCGCACAATCAAGCCATATGCCCTGAATTATTCAAAAGGGAAGATCTATCTGCttag